In Juglans microcarpa x Juglans regia isolate MS1-56 chromosome 7D, Jm3101_v1.0, whole genome shotgun sequence, the following are encoded in one genomic region:
- the LOC121238134 gene encoding uncharacterized protein LOC121238134 translates to MVSFLLFTSLTILSIARAQDRAPHGVANENPIAFPPSAYDFFHPNTQNPNTKEPCYLSNCSPLPMAAQVVEATPAHESRASTSQHGRSRVGAGGIAGIVFGFVFAVLLAMGAYYVVITRRANTSRTNSVQPDA, encoded by the coding sequence ATGGTTTCCTTCCTGCTcttcacttccttaactattctCTCCATTGCTAGAGCTCAAGATAGAGCTCCTCATGGGGTCGCTAATGAAAACCCCATAGCTTTTCCACCATCAGCATATGATTTcttccatccaaacactcaaaaCCCCAATACCAAAGAGCCTTGTTACCTGTCCAATTGCTCGCCCTTGCCTATGGCAGCACAAGTAGTTGAAGCCACTCCAGCACATGAGAGCAGAGCATCCACTTCCCAGCATGGCAGGAGCCGAGTTGGAGCTGGTGGGATTGCTGGCATTGTGTTCGGCTTTGTTTTTGCTGTGCTTTTGGCAATGGGTGCATACTATGTAGTGATCACGCGTCGAGCCAATACAAGTCGGACCAATTCTGTTCAACCTGATGCTTAA
- the LOC121239874 gene encoding uncharacterized protein LOC121239874 isoform X1 has protein sequence MAVLSGLLASSWGRQILFYVAENSQQKKVAAPDAIMVSVLTQERLLGAALGSIFTGIVVFEQRRSIYKSISYNQAQSDFQSQVREPIFGKQSRSQFAHLWNKAVDQTFGPVIDLLSSRGW, from the exons ATGGCCGTCCTCTCAGGACTCTTAGCCAGTTCCTGGGGCAGACAAATTCTCTTCTACGTTGCAGAGAACtcccaacaaaaaaaagtagCAGCACCAGACGCCATCATGGTTAGCGTTCTAACTCAG GAGCGTCTTCTCGGCGCTGCTCTCGGAAGCATATTCACGGGAATCGTTGTATTTGAGCAACGTAGAAGCATCTATAAATCCATTTCTTATAACCAAGCTCAATCCGATTTTCAGTCTCAG GTGAGAGAACCTATATTCGGAAAGCAGTCTCGCTCACAGTTTGCACATCTATGGAACAAGGCTGTGGACCAGACATTTGGACCAGTAATCGATTTGCTTAGTTCACGTGGGTGGTAG
- the LOC121239874 gene encoding uncharacterized protein LOC121239874 isoform X2, protein MAVLSGLLASSWGRQILFYVAENSQQKKVAAPDAIMERLLGAALGSIFTGIVVFEQRRSIYKSISYNQAQSDFQSQVREPIFGKQSRSQFAHLWNKAVDQTFGPVIDLLSSRGW, encoded by the exons ATGGCCGTCCTCTCAGGACTCTTAGCCAGTTCCTGGGGCAGACAAATTCTCTTCTACGTTGCAGAGAACtcccaacaaaaaaaagtagCAGCACCAGACGCCATCATG GAGCGTCTTCTCGGCGCTGCTCTCGGAAGCATATTCACGGGAATCGTTGTATTTGAGCAACGTAGAAGCATCTATAAATCCATTTCTTATAACCAAGCTCAATCCGATTTTCAGTCTCAG GTGAGAGAACCTATATTCGGAAAGCAGTCTCGCTCACAGTTTGCACATCTATGGAACAAGGCTGTGGACCAGACATTTGGACCAGTAATCGATTTGCTTAGTTCACGTGGGTGGTAG